A single Tuberibacillus sp. Marseille-P3662 DNA region contains:
- a CDS encoding DUF2785 domain-containing protein has translation MNMLELKEFLHTIKSNNFHIDASFNKSELTSALLNHLGVSDPVLRDDLIYTCFSHMITNNFYTTEELSHILDTCLDNNHLFYGIGKTDHDSAFTRSFSSLIIAAVLNVNVQENFLTYNHVKRVSELLLKYLYMEQDVRGLVNEQGWAHSIAHVADALDELIKQPSLSISDYKNIFSAITSKMCFNQDYFHFEEDERMVIPIVEMLRRGLDEHIVNSRINEITTDLNRNLFVDDPQLFICRSNFKQFLRSLFFHLQFKNQNLELKREMEQALNQMSQLYYDV, from the coding sequence ATGAACATGCTTGAATTAAAGGAATTTCTACACACAATAAAAAGTAACAACTTCCATATTGACGCATCTTTTAATAAGTCAGAACTGACATCTGCATTGTTAAACCATCTGGGGGTTAGTGATCCCGTTTTAAGAGACGATCTAATCTATACTTGCTTTTCCCACATGATCACGAACAACTTTTATACCACAGAAGAGCTATCACATATATTAGATACTTGTTTAGACAATAACCACCTATTTTATGGAATAGGAAAAACAGATCATGATTCTGCTTTTACAAGATCATTTTCTTCTTTAATTATTGCAGCAGTATTAAATGTTAATGTCCAAGAGAATTTTTTAACATATAATCATGTCAAAAGGGTATCTGAATTGTTACTAAAATACCTTTATATGGAACAAGATGTCAGAGGACTTGTTAATGAACAAGGGTGGGCACATAGTATAGCTCATGTCGCAGATGCCTTAGATGAATTAATTAAACAACCTAGTCTATCGATATCAGATTATAAAAATATTTTTTCGGCTATTACGAGTAAAATGTGCTTTAACCAAGATTATTTCCATTTCGAAGAAGACGAACGTATGGTCATACCCATTGTAGAAATGCTGCGGCGAGGACTTGATGAACATATTGTCAACAGCAGAATCAATGAAATAACAACTGATTTAAATAGGAATCTGTTTGTCGATGATCCACAGTTGTTCATTTGTCGTTCCAATTTTAAACAGTTTTTAAGAAGTTTGTTTTTTCATCTTCAATTTAAAAATCAAAACTTGGAACTTAAAAGGGAAATGGAACAGGCTCTTAATCAAATGAGTCAACTCTACTATGATGTGTAA